In one window of Desulfovibrio inopinatus DSM 10711 DNA:
- a CDS encoding sugar phosphate isomerase/epimerase family protein: MNRYFVNLPLRAILNEPGRLDEFIERKIAPEIGFDALTLDSVEPRDHEMIAERVKSAGLSIGIHLPFHDLQPGSVDHFVREATAKRLQTALDAARIYEPEHLIAHAAFDFNLYRKVYDIWCDRSVSTWRDVLASWPNHPPLYLENTHEKEPQRVLQLVDQLAQYDDRVGLCFDIGHWFSFAGGVNKNDLDQWIGVLAPRIRHIHLHDNDGSYDLHLGPGKGNIPFDELLANLNHQNIHPTVTFEPHSSADLELSLDFAECQMWSSARCS, translated from the coding sequence ATGAACCGTTATTTTGTCAATTTACCGTTGCGCGCCATCCTGAATGAACCGGGACGGCTGGACGAGTTTATTGAGCGGAAGATAGCTCCTGAAATTGGTTTTGATGCGCTGACGCTTGATAGTGTCGAGCCTCGAGATCACGAGATGATCGCAGAACGGGTGAAGTCGGCAGGATTGTCGATTGGTATCCACCTCCCCTTCCACGATTTGCAGCCAGGGAGTGTTGATCATTTCGTACGGGAAGCGACGGCAAAGAGACTTCAGACTGCTTTAGATGCAGCCCGAATATATGAACCAGAGCATCTCATTGCGCATGCTGCATTTGACTTCAATCTCTATCGTAAAGTGTATGATATATGGTGTGATCGTTCCGTATCGACATGGCGAGATGTTCTTGCGTCATGGCCAAATCATCCACCGCTTTATCTCGAAAATACACATGAAAAAGAACCGCAACGTGTGCTTCAATTGGTCGATCAATTAGCACAGTACGATGATCGTGTCGGATTGTGTTTTGATATCGGTCACTGGTTCAGTTTTGCTGGGGGCGTGAATAAAAATGATCTGGATCAATGGATTGGGGTGTTAGCTCCGCGGATACGGCATATCCACCTGCACGATAACGACGGGTCGTATGATCTTCACCTTGGTCCGGGCAAGGGCAATATTCCCTTTGATGAACTCCTCGCCAACCTGAATCATCAGAATATCCACCCAACCGTAACGTTTGAACCACATTCAAGCGCAGATCTAGAACTGTCTCTTGATTTTGCGGAATGTCAGATGTGGTCTTCAGCACGCTGCTCCTGA
- the purB gene encoding adenylosuccinate lyase, which translates to MIERYTRKEMAQLWTLENKFRVWLEVELAVCKAWNTLGELPDAELATILEKADFDVDRILEIEEVTRHDVIAFLTAVEEKVGPASRFIHKGCTSSDIVDTANGVLLKRAGDIILAGFDRLLGVLENLVKTHAGRLCMGRTHGVHAEPTSFGLKMAGYFAEFTRHREWFALAHQGVSVGKISGAVGTYAMVDPRIEALTCEYLGLDVDPISTQIIQRDRHARFFTALAVAAGGIERLCVELRHLQRTEVLEAEEGFRKGQKGSSAMPHKKNPISAENLTGLSRLIRTNSLAAMENMALWHERDISHSSVERVIMPDSTCLMDYALHRLCGVLERLVIKPDYMDRNLDASYGLYFSQKVLTALIKTGLPRQKAYEMVQAVAMRSWEGKTSFPELVRNDAEITSHLPASELDALFDNQAYLIHEDFIVNRVFDTYKPSS; encoded by the coding sequence ATGATAGAACGCTACACTCGCAAGGAGATGGCCCAACTCTGGACGTTGGAAAACAAGTTTAGAGTCTGGCTCGAAGTTGAGCTTGCCGTATGTAAAGCATGGAATACGTTGGGAGAACTGCCCGACGCCGAATTGGCGACGATTCTTGAGAAAGCGGATTTCGATGTAGACCGTATTCTCGAAATTGAAGAAGTTACCCGCCATGATGTTATTGCATTTTTAACGGCTGTTGAAGAGAAAGTCGGTCCGGCATCTCGGTTTATTCATAAAGGGTGTACGTCATCGGATATTGTGGATACAGCCAACGGGGTGCTGTTGAAGCGAGCTGGTGACATTATTCTTGCGGGATTCGACAGACTGCTCGGCGTTCTTGAAAATCTTGTCAAAACACATGCCGGTCGCTTGTGCATGGGACGCACACATGGTGTTCATGCCGAACCAACAAGTTTTGGTTTAAAAATGGCCGGTTATTTCGCTGAATTTACACGACATCGTGAATGGTTTGCACTGGCTCATCAGGGTGTGAGTGTTGGGAAAATTTCCGGGGCTGTAGGCACCTATGCTATGGTCGATCCGCGGATTGAAGCACTTACCTGTGAATATCTCGGCCTTGATGTCGATCCCATCAGTACTCAAATCATTCAGCGCGATCGCCATGCCCGTTTTTTTACGGCACTGGCTGTTGCAGCTGGCGGCATTGAACGTCTGTGTGTGGAATTGCGCCACTTACAACGAACCGAAGTTCTGGAGGCGGAAGAGGGATTCCGTAAGGGGCAAAAAGGATCGTCGGCCATGCCGCACAAGAAAAATCCGATTTCCGCTGAAAATCTGACCGGGTTATCCCGCCTTATTCGCACGAATTCGCTGGCCGCTATGGAAAATATGGCGTTGTGGCATGAACGTGACATCAGCCATTCTTCAGTGGAACGTGTCATCATGCCCGATTCCACCTGCCTGATGGATTATGCCCTTCACCGGTTATGCGGGGTGCTTGAACGTCTCGTTATTAAACCGGATTACATGGACCGTAATCTTGACGCATCGTATGGCCTCTATTTCTCGCAAAAAGTACTGACAGCCCTCATCAAGACCGGTCTCCCCAGACAGAAGGCCTATGAAATGGTGCAGGCTGTGGCCATGCGTTCCTGGGAAGGGAAAACCTCATTCCCCGAACTTGTACGCAACGATGCGGAAATCACATCGCATTTGCCTGCTTCCGAACTCGATGCACTGTTTGATAATCAGGCCTATCTTATTCATGAAGATTTTATTGTGAATCGCGTTTTCGACACCTACAAGCCGTCCTCATAA
- the fliP gene encoding flagellar type III secretion system pore protein FliP (The bacterial flagellar biogenesis protein FliP forms a type III secretion system (T3SS)-type pore required for flagellar assembly.): MTRITPLLPLPQPLAAIRRLPKQASPSFSARCIVLSILLGCIGLFLVAPAFAQDSPALNLSLSAGQSEPEQVSILLELLFMFTVLSLAPAIVLTVTSFTRIIIVFSFVRQAMGTAQMPPNQILASLAIFMTVVIMFPVGKAINDTALQPYLNEEIGFQVALDRAQIPLREFLFKHTREKDLSIFYTITKMERPQTKEEVPTVMLAAAFMISELKTGFTIGFLIYVPFLILDMVIASILLSMGMMMLPPAMVSMPFKLLLFVMVDGWALLTTSLVESFNV; encoded by the coding sequence ATGACGAGGATAACGCCGCTTCTTCCACTCCCGCAGCCTCTGGCGGCGATACGACGACTCCCTAAACAGGCCAGCCCGTCTTTTTCCGCCCGTTGCATCGTCCTCTCCATCCTTCTTGGATGTATCGGACTCTTTTTGGTCGCACCGGCCTTTGCACAGGATTCCCCAGCGCTCAATTTGAGCTTGTCAGCAGGACAGAGCGAGCCAGAACAAGTTTCCATCCTTCTTGAACTTTTGTTCATGTTCACGGTTCTGTCTTTAGCCCCTGCCATCGTCCTCACCGTGACAAGTTTCACGCGCATCATCATTGTCTTTTCATTCGTACGCCAAGCCATGGGAACAGCGCAAATGCCCCCCAACCAGATTTTAGCCAGCCTGGCTATTTTCATGACGGTGGTCATCATGTTTCCCGTTGGTAAAGCGATCAACGATACTGCACTCCAACCGTATCTTAATGAAGAAATTGGTTTCCAAGTCGCTTTGGATAGAGCTCAGATTCCCTTACGGGAATTTCTCTTCAAACATACTCGAGAAAAAGATCTCTCCATATTCTATACCATCACCAAAATGGAGCGCCCACAAACGAAAGAAGAAGTCCCGACGGTCATGCTAGCGGCCGCTTTTATGATTAGTGAACTCAAAACCGGGTTCACCATAGGATTTCTCATCTATGTGCCATTCCTCATTCTCGACATGGTTATTGCCAGTATTCTTTTGTCGATGGGGATGATGATGCTTCCACCAGCCATGGTATCTATGCCTTTTAAATTGCTGTTATTTGTCATGGTCGATGGGTGGGCATTACTCACCACTTCGCTCGTGGAGAGTTTCAATGTGTGA
- the fliQ gene encoding flagellar biosynthesis protein FliQ, whose protein sequence is MSPDFVIGFARQGIETALMMALPMLLVGLAVGVFVSILQAATQIQEMTLTFVPKIVSMFIALIIAFPWIMDKMISYTRDLILNIPNYIR, encoded by the coding sequence ATGAGTCCAGATTTTGTTATCGGATTTGCACGGCAAGGTATTGAAACCGCTCTCATGATGGCACTTCCTATGCTATTGGTCGGCTTAGCAGTTGGGGTTTTCGTCAGTATTCTTCAAGCCGCTACCCAAATTCAGGAAATGACACTGACCTTTGTGCCGAAAATCGTGAGTATGTTCATCGCGCTTATCATCGCTTTTCCCTGGATTATGGATAAAATGATCTCTTATACGAGGGATTTAATCCTCAATATTCCAAACTACATACGATAA
- a CDS encoding FmdB family zinc ribbon protein has protein sequence MPIYEYRCRECAQIFEEWQKDFKEREVPCPVCGNSSDRLISNTSFVLKGGGWYVTDYADKKNIVPENKPKSDDNGNGNGNGNGSSAKPAETKPAAPACAGCASSSTSASS, from the coding sequence ATGCCCATATATGAATACCGGTGCCGTGAATGCGCCCAAATTTTTGAAGAATGGCAAAAAGATTTCAAAGAACGTGAAGTCCCTTGTCCTGTCTGTGGAAACAGCTCCGACCGCCTGATTTCGAACACCTCTTTCGTGCTCAAAGGTGGCGGTTGGTATGTGACAGATTACGCAGACAAAAAGAATATTGTTCCTGAAAATAAGCCCAAATCCGATGATAACGGCAATGGAAACGGCAATGGAAACGGAAGCAGTGCGAAGCCTGCGGAGACGAAACCCGCCGCTCCAGCTTGTGCCGGCTGCGCGTCATCATCCACAAGCGCCAGCAGCTAA
- the pyrE gene encoding orotate phosphoribosyltransferase yields the protein MKAELARLLVEKSYIEGEVTLTSGRKSDYYFDCKQTALHPRGAYLIGNLFYEMLEPLDVVGVGGMTLGADPLVTAVSVVSATQKKPLPAFIVRKQSKGHGTNQYLEGMGNFSKGDKVALLEDVVTTGGTLVKVIERVRDAGLVVTEILTVLDREEGGRENLADAGFALRAIFTRAQLLEFARS from the coding sequence ATGAAAGCCGAGTTGGCGCGACTTCTTGTCGAAAAGTCCTATATCGAAGGAGAAGTCACTCTGACTTCGGGACGCAAAAGCGATTATTATTTCGATTGCAAACAAACAGCGCTCCATCCACGTGGAGCCTATCTCATCGGCAACCTCTTTTATGAAATGCTCGAACCCCTTGATGTTGTCGGGGTTGGAGGAATGACGCTTGGTGCCGACCCGCTTGTCACTGCTGTTTCTGTTGTATCGGCGACGCAGAAAAAGCCACTTCCTGCATTTATTGTTCGAAAGCAATCCAAAGGTCACGGAACCAACCAATATCTTGAAGGCATGGGAAACTTTTCCAAAGGTGACAAAGTCGCCCTGCTGGAAGATGTTGTCACAACCGGTGGGACGCTCGTTAAAGTTATCGAACGAGTGCGTGACGCCGGGCTCGTTGTTACCGAAATATTGACTGTTCTTGACAGAGAGGAAGGAGGACGGGAAAACTTGGCCGACGCAGGTTTCGCGCTTCGGGCGATTTTTACTCGTGCTCAGCTACTTGAGTTCGCACGGAGCTAA
- the fliN gene encoding flagellar motor switch protein FliN: MTPDDIDQDQLAAEWAAALDDTDDDAGPDLSAFDTDFSEESSGGGDAGEASGGAGGAGGAGDDALAAEWAAALASEEEEAIKKEKEQDRLAKKSHPADFKDLTNESKAPRDEYRRDLDFILDIPLDVSAELGRTKLLINELLQLGQGSVIELNKLAGEPLEIYVNGKLVARGEAVVINEKFGVRLTDIISPIERVKQLG, from the coding sequence ATGACCCCAGACGATATCGATCAGGATCAGCTGGCAGCAGAATGGGCTGCAGCGCTCGACGACACGGATGACGACGCAGGTCCGGATCTCTCTGCCTTTGATACTGATTTCAGTGAAGAAAGCAGTGGCGGAGGAGATGCCGGCGAAGCATCCGGAGGAGCAGGAGGAGCAGGAGGAGCAGGAGATGACGCACTCGCTGCGGAATGGGCTGCTGCTCTGGCCTCGGAAGAAGAAGAAGCCATTAAGAAAGAAAAAGAGCAAGACCGCCTTGCCAAAAAAAGTCACCCGGCTGATTTCAAAGATTTGACGAATGAATCAAAAGCGCCGCGTGATGAATACCGTCGGGATCTTGATTTTATTCTCGACATCCCTCTTGATGTCTCGGCTGAACTTGGCCGGACAAAGTTGCTCATTAACGAATTACTCCAACTGGGGCAGGGTTCGGTTATTGAACTCAACAAGCTCGCTGGCGAACCCTTGGAAATTTACGTTAACGGGAAGTTGGTCGCTCGTGGCGAAGCCGTTGTTATCAACGAAAAATTTGGTGTTCGCTTGACCGATATCATCAGCCCCATTGAACGGGTCAAACAGCTTGGCTGA
- the fliO gene encoding flagellar biosynthetic protein FliO has product MAEPATSLTEAAKTVTPKVLSFSTLMEMTIALLAILLVIFLAWQLLKIIGPKMGLQIANKTGLLSFQGHLPLGPKRSIVVVRYQDKHLVLGVTEHSINLLTQTDARHDEDNAASSTPAASGGDTTTP; this is encoded by the coding sequence TTGGCTGAACCGGCAACCAGCCTGACCGAAGCCGCTAAAACGGTCACGCCCAAGGTACTGTCGTTCTCCACACTCATGGAGATGACGATTGCCTTGCTTGCTATTTTGCTCGTCATTTTTCTGGCTTGGCAACTGCTTAAAATCATCGGACCCAAGATGGGATTGCAGATCGCCAACAAAACGGGGTTGCTCTCGTTTCAAGGGCATCTCCCGCTTGGACCAAAACGCAGTATCGTGGTGGTCCGATACCAAGATAAACACCTCGTGCTCGGCGTAACCGAACACAGCATCAACCTCCTCACACAAACGGATGCCAGACATGACGAGGATAACGCCGCTTCTTCCACTCCCGCAGCCTCTGGCGGCGATACGACGACTCCCTAA
- a CDS encoding MATE family efflux transporter: MRFLQHWWHRPYGSREVLRVSLPLILSMMSASIMSFTDRLFLGWYSIESLSASMPAFITIFTFIAFFMGVAEYVSVFVAQYMGSGNARMAGASVWQGLYFCVGAAVVLALLAIPGRLIFEAAGHPPDIIALEIVYYRILAVNAGLLIASVVMSGLYSGRGLTRVVMIVNMIGAGINIPLDYILINGLKVGDVAVVPELGIAGAGLATATGWLVMVCLYLWLLFRNNNEREFGMRSQWKFQPDLFLRFLRFGFPSGMQFFLDVMAITCFTLLVGRLGEVELAATNIVFSLHSLIFLPLVGMHIAVCVLTGQAVGKKEAVYAKVTANSAIALNLIYISIIGTIFLVFPYTLLNLFRTTGMTPETFAPIANMGVILLRFLVFFTLFDGLTMVYLGVLKGAGDVSFVMKAIGICASLGLAIPSYVGIVVFHITIYSAWIILTFFVMLLATVFFLRYKNGAWIKKSVIA, from the coding sequence ATGCGATTTCTACAACATTGGTGGCACCGTCCGTATGGGAGCCGAGAAGTTTTACGTGTGAGTTTACCACTCATCTTGTCCATGATGTCTGCCTCTATCATGAGCTTCACGGATAGATTATTTTTAGGGTGGTATTCGATCGAATCGTTATCTGCCTCCATGCCCGCATTTATTACCATCTTCACGTTTATTGCGTTTTTCATGGGCGTTGCGGAGTATGTGAGTGTTTTTGTGGCCCAATACATGGGATCGGGAAACGCACGCATGGCTGGAGCATCAGTCTGGCAAGGACTCTATTTTTGTGTGGGGGCGGCTGTTGTCCTGGCCCTTTTGGCCATTCCGGGACGATTGATTTTCGAAGCAGCCGGACATCCACCGGATATCATTGCGTTGGAGATTGTCTATTACCGTATTCTTGCCGTCAATGCCGGTTTACTCATCGCCAGTGTCGTGATGTCGGGATTGTATTCGGGACGCGGACTGACGCGTGTCGTCATGATCGTCAATATGATTGGCGCTGGAATCAATATTCCGCTGGATTACATTCTCATCAACGGATTGAAGGTCGGTGATGTTGCGGTCGTGCCTGAACTCGGCATTGCCGGTGCTGGTCTGGCCACAGCAACAGGCTGGTTGGTTATGGTCTGTCTTTATCTTTGGCTGCTTTTTCGAAACAATAATGAACGCGAATTCGGCATGCGGAGTCAATGGAAATTCCAACCGGATTTATTTCTTCGATTTCTCCGGTTCGGTTTTCCAAGCGGCATGCAATTTTTCCTCGATGTCATGGCGATAACGTGTTTCACGTTGCTTGTCGGGCGATTGGGTGAAGTTGAACTCGCTGCAACAAACATTGTCTTTTCTTTACATTCCTTAATTTTTTTACCCTTGGTCGGGATGCATATTGCCGTGTGTGTATTAACGGGGCAGGCTGTGGGGAAAAAAGAAGCAGTTTACGCTAAAGTAACGGCCAATAGCGCTATTGCCCTCAATCTTATTTATATATCGATTATCGGGACGATTTTTCTTGTCTTCCCCTATACCTTGCTGAATTTGTTTCGAACAACGGGAATGACTCCCGAAACATTTGCTCCCATTGCAAATATGGGAGTGATCCTGTTGCGATTTCTTGTCTTTTTTACGTTGTTCGACGGATTAACGATGGTCTATCTGGGAGTGCTGAAGGGGGCTGGTGACGTTTCATTTGTTATGAAAGCGATCGGGATATGTGCGTCACTCGGGTTGGCGATACCATCGTATGTCGGTATCGTTGTGTTCCACATCACTATTTATAGTGCCTGGATCATCTTAACCTTTTTCGTCATGCTGCTGGCGACGGTTTTCTTTCTCCGCTACAAGAACGGCGCGTGGATAAAAAAGAGCGTCATTGCGTGA
- a CDS encoding M99 family carboxypeptidase catalytic domain-containing protein: MKYTRLQSLCVSLAVFLLGMAACPVFAEKYVFFQGTQYPLAVTWLRGTEPGPTVMVQGGIQGDEASGFVTSEILTNATVKKGNLLIIPRANPPSIHVRKRQVNVDLNRRFDKDYNQFYEDRLARVIRYLVSKSDALIHLHEGSGFYSPTHVDARRNPYRYGQSVIIDTNVYKNRIFLADFVENCLKDINQHVKPAKWQFELFNTKTFSNHSAYLEQRKSLTYHALKDREIPALAIEVSKDISDLDWKVRHQLMATTVILHHFGVDVQLPDITDNDFATYPKDKIQLLVNGALIKPQTSKLTLSTGTPLRISWRPATASTSPMPILGVFASDRPGINLAETPRMPLSPFSTLDVRVDGVSLGQTNLNWKKTSSNHTNHGGTVFGVWHNNEFKTIAENGTLHTAVGDRVILEGIVGSNREEILNFKGFVASSGRNDGQDAGEEIVLDPDAFRSKFFVQSTPGSVVCEVVRETPNSKPAKFFISIEQHEILALRLSGPKANLVDLPLSPDDNRFLQAGTYVLEEIVGNAPNEKVMVFADIFPMRPGYPLVIANGETKPIILRLESTFAPIGSMTVTGTPADPIFSPKNNVQLVEHSTEEQKATDSFFNYLKSFVQ; this comes from the coding sequence GTGAAATATACCCGATTGCAAAGCTTATGCGTTAGCCTCGCTGTCTTCCTTTTGGGAATGGCAGCATGCCCGGTCTTTGCTGAAAAATACGTTTTTTTTCAGGGGACGCAGTACCCTCTCGCCGTGACGTGGCTTCGCGGGACCGAACCGGGACCGACCGTCATGGTCCAAGGGGGGATTCAGGGAGATGAAGCGTCGGGATTTGTCACATCGGAAATTTTGACGAATGCCACGGTGAAGAAAGGCAACTTGCTTATTATCCCCCGCGCAAATCCTCCTTCGATTCACGTTCGCAAACGTCAGGTGAATGTCGACTTGAATCGTCGTTTTGATAAAGACTACAACCAATTCTATGAAGATCGATTGGCGCGGGTTATTCGCTATCTTGTCTCGAAAAGCGACGCACTCATCCATCTTCATGAGGGATCAGGGTTTTACAGTCCCACACATGTTGACGCTCGGCGCAATCCGTATCGGTATGGACAGTCTGTCATTATCGACACGAACGTGTATAAAAATCGTATTTTTCTCGCCGACTTCGTTGAAAATTGTCTGAAAGATATCAATCAACATGTCAAACCGGCAAAATGGCAGTTCGAACTCTTCAATACCAAGACCTTTTCAAATCATTCTGCTTATCTCGAACAACGGAAATCGTTGACGTACCATGCACTCAAAGATCGGGAAATCCCGGCTTTGGCTATTGAGGTGAGCAAAGATATTTCCGATCTCGATTGGAAAGTGCGTCATCAACTCATGGCCACGACTGTAATTTTGCACCATTTCGGAGTGGATGTTCAATTACCTGATATCACTGATAATGATTTTGCCACCTACCCAAAGGACAAGATTCAATTGTTGGTGAATGGGGCCCTTATCAAGCCGCAAACGTCAAAACTGACGCTTTCTACAGGGACTCCGCTTCGCATTTCATGGCGACCGGCGACTGCCTCGACCTCACCTATGCCTATTCTCGGTGTGTTTGCGTCTGATCGTCCAGGAATCAACTTGGCTGAAACGCCACGTATGCCACTTTCCCCCTTTTCGACCTTGGATGTGCGTGTCGATGGCGTGAGTTTGGGACAAACCAATCTCAATTGGAAAAAAACGTCTTCAAACCACACGAACCACGGTGGAACGGTTTTTGGGGTGTGGCATAATAACGAATTTAAAACCATCGCTGAGAATGGCACATTGCATACTGCTGTCGGCGATCGCGTTATTCTCGAAGGAATCGTTGGGTCTAACCGAGAAGAAATATTGAATTTCAAAGGGTTTGTTGCTTCTTCAGGTCGCAACGATGGACAGGATGCCGGTGAGGAAATCGTTCTGGATCCCGATGCGTTTCGAAGCAAGTTTTTTGTTCAATCCACACCGGGATCGGTTGTATGCGAAGTGGTACGTGAAACGCCAAACAGTAAACCGGCCAAGTTTTTTATTAGCATTGAGCAACACGAAATCCTGGCACTGCGCCTCTCCGGCCCCAAGGCCAATCTCGTTGACCTCCCCTTATCACCGGATGACAACCGATTTTTGCAAGCCGGAACATATGTTCTGGAAGAAATTGTCGGAAATGCACCTAATGAAAAAGTCATGGTGTTTGCCGACATTTTTCCCATGCGACCGGGCTACCCTCTCGTTATCGCCAATGGGGAAACCAAACCCATTATCCTACGCCTCGAATCCACCTTCGCTCCCATTGGCAGCATGACCGTCACCGGTACCCCCGCCGACCCCATCTTCTCCCCAAAAAACAACGTCCAACTCGTTGAACACTCCACGGAAGAACAAAAAGCGACAGACTCGTTTTTCAATTATTTGAAGTCGTTTGTGCAGTGA
- a CDS encoding L,D-transpeptidase Cds6 family protein, with amino-acid sequence MAFVNERRVYTPAIACVVVVFLFLACPGFARAGWHMNLQAEPHGPSQFLVVDKSAQTFYLFEQKSPLKNLAKIPCATGQVMGDKYREGDLKTPEGVYFVKSRLNGGLDYDLYGDLAFPLNFPNPIDIIKGKSGHGIWIHGRGHDVTPRETKGCIALNTPDIRDLDASIHFRMPVFIGERVTWSKGPSKINPEAKDVIEKTRQWAQAWQNQSEDFFELHDKKKFAIAQGESFARFENHKRKLFSRLPWIKVHIDHVAALPGPDYWVTTFRQIYRSPTFTSAGIKRLYWQKDDIGEFKIVGMEFEQLPLDRTVLASLEDNLASDASSRQLGTPSSSVKAQQSEARLVAENTTKPQAKKHVESGVQSTAPKPTPLVVAQNTVSSAPETPAASQLAETQRLPSTVTVDHNTTKPKPKPQHAKSDHPESKAKPVEQHDKKTTQLASNEKTTPPVKPVPKQSKPAKKKLDIVAVVDIVNGWSKAWQSADINTYLSYYSDDARQGRRRGKNAIKRQKTRLWESKPPTLVDVTELRVTETDSGCVASFVQEYAGVGVSARKGRKELFFKPINGSWRIVRETFERM; translated from the coding sequence GTGGCGTTCGTAAACGAAAGGCGGGTATATACCCCGGCAATCGCCTGTGTTGTCGTCGTTTTCCTATTCCTGGCGTGTCCCGGATTCGCCAGAGCTGGCTGGCATATGAATCTGCAAGCCGAGCCTCATGGTCCATCTCAATTTCTTGTGGTGGATAAATCGGCACAGACTTTTTATTTGTTTGAACAGAAAAGTCCGCTGAAAAATCTTGCCAAAATCCCTTGTGCAACTGGGCAAGTCATGGGTGACAAATATCGCGAAGGAGACTTAAAAACTCCTGAAGGTGTATATTTTGTCAAATCTCGGCTGAATGGAGGGTTGGATTACGATTTGTATGGCGACCTCGCGTTTCCTCTTAACTTCCCTAATCCCATTGATATTATAAAAGGAAAATCCGGACACGGTATTTGGATTCATGGACGCGGTCACGATGTGACGCCACGTGAAACCAAAGGCTGTATTGCTCTGAATACACCGGATATCCGTGATCTTGATGCGTCCATTCATTTTCGCATGCCGGTTTTTATCGGGGAACGGGTTACATGGTCTAAAGGACCATCTAAGATTAATCCCGAAGCCAAGGATGTTATTGAAAAAACACGGCAATGGGCTCAAGCGTGGCAAAATCAGTCGGAAGATTTTTTTGAACTGCATGACAAAAAGAAATTTGCTATAGCGCAAGGCGAGTCGTTTGCGCGATTTGAAAATCATAAACGCAAACTTTTCAGTCGATTGCCCTGGATTAAAGTCCATATTGACCATGTCGCTGCCCTGCCCGGTCCGGATTATTGGGTTACGACATTCAGACAAATTTATCGTTCTCCGACCTTCACGTCGGCCGGGATCAAACGTTTGTACTGGCAAAAAGATGATATCGGAGAATTCAAGATTGTAGGGATGGAGTTCGAACAACTTCCGCTTGATCGAACGGTTCTTGCTTCTTTGGAAGACAACCTGGCATCGGATGCCAGTTCGCGCCAACTCGGCACGCCATCTTCATCTGTAAAAGCGCAACAATCGGAAGCGCGGCTTGTTGCCGAAAATACAACGAAACCGCAAGCGAAGAAGCACGTTGAATCGGGAGTGCAATCGACCGCCCCGAAACCAACGCCTCTTGTGGTTGCGCAAAATACGGTTTCATCAGCTCCGGAGACTCCAGCAGCATCGCAGCTAGCTGAAACTCAACGTCTCCCGTCAACCGTCACGGTTGATCATAATACGACGAAACCGAAGCCGAAGCCCCAACACGCAAAATCGGATCATCCTGAATCCAAAGCGAAACCTGTTGAACAACACGACAAGAAAACGACGCAATTGGCGAGTAATGAAAAAACGACGCCCCCGGTCAAGCCGGTTCCAAAGCAGTCGAAACCGGCGAAAAAGAAACTCGATATTGTTGCCGTTGTCGATATCGTCAATGGGTGGAGCAAGGCTTGGCAATCTGCTGATATCAATACATACCTTTCGTATTACAGTGATGATGCCAGGCAAGGACGTCGCCGAGGAAAAAACGCGATCAAAAGACAGAAAACCAGGTTGTGGGAAAGCAAACCTCCAACTTTGGTTGATGTCACTGAGTTGCGAGTCACCGAAACGGATTCCGGGTGTGTCGCATCGTTTGTTCAAGAATATGCAGGTGTAGGCGTCTCGGCGCGGAAAGGCAGGAAAGAGCTCTTTTTTAAACCGATTAATGGATCCTGGCGTATTGTCAGGGAAACATTTGAGAGAATGTAG